The genomic region GGGGCATAAAAAGCAAAATCTACCTACAAAAACCTGTGTAGTTTGCGGACTCCCATTTTCTTGGCGAAAAAAATGGGAGAAAAATTGGGATGAAATAAAATATTGCAGCGAAAAATGCAGGAGAAATAAGTAACCTGTACTATTAAAAAACTAAAAACAACAAACCCACATATGAATTTAATTTGGTTTCGGAACGATTTGCGTATTGCAGACAATATATCATTGGCAAAAGCTTGTGAATCGGAAAATGTGGTCGCAGTGTATTGTTTTGACCCTAGACAGTTTATGGCCGGTGATTTTGGCTTTAAAAAAACCGAAAAGTACCGGGCGAAATTCTTGATCGAGACAATAACCGAACTTAAAGAAAACCTAAACAAACTACATATACCGCTTTTCGTTTTTCATAAAAGACCGGAAGATATCATTCCAGAGTTGGTCAAAGAACATGGCGTAAAAACCATATTTCTACAAAAAGAATGGACAAGGGATGAAAATCAAGCACGGGATGCCGTAATAGCAAAAACTGCTGATCTTGTCAATTTTGAAGAGCATTATGACCAATTTCTATTTCACCCAGAGGATATTCCTTTTGATAGCTTTGAAAAAATTCCGGAGGTCTTTACAAATTTCAGAAAAAAATGTGAAAAATACGCTAAGGTCAGGCCACTTGCAGAAAGACCCGAACCGATGCCAAAATCTAATTACATAGCAAGCAAAACCGAAATTCCCTCCCTTAAAGATTTGGGATTTAACGATTTTGAAACAGATCCACGTACCGCCTTTCCGTTCAAGGGCGGTGAGCAGCAAGCGCTGCATAGAATCGAGGAATACTTTTGGGAAACCAAAAAACTGGCCTATTATAAAAAAACAAGAAACGGTTTGGTGGGTAAGGACTACAGTTCCAAACTATCCGCTTGGTTGGCCAACGGTAGTATTTCTGCCAAAACCATTTATTGGGAGGTAAAGCGTTTCGAAAAAGAAGTAAAAAAAAACCAAGACACTTATTGGCTTGTTTTTGAACTGATTTGGCGCGATTACTTTAAATATGTTTCCCTAAAACATGGTAATACGATCTTTCACCTGAGCGGTATTTTAAACAAGGAATACCATTGGCAAAATTCAGATGAGGCAAAAGAGAGATGGATTTCCGGGAACACAAAGGAACCCTTTGTAAACGCCAATATGAAAGAAATTACCTTGTCCGGTTGGATGAGCAATCGAGGTCGACAAAACGTCGCTAGCTTTTGGGCCAAAGAACTGGAGCAGGATTGGCGCATAGGCGCAGCCTATTTTGAGAGCATGCTGATAGATTACGATGTACATAGCAATTGGGGCAATTGGATGTACAATAGCGGTGTGGGCAACGACCCCAGAGATAGAAAATTCAATATCAAACGCCAAGCGGACATGTACGATAGCAACGGGAGGTTTCAAAACCTTTGGTTACAAAACACTTTATTTTAAATGAAAAAGTTAAGATTAGTATTGGGCGATCAACTCAACCAAAAACATTCTTGGTTCAATGAGACCAATGATGATGTAACATATTTAATGGCCGAAATGCGCCAGGAAACCGATTATGTAAAACATCATATCCAAAAAGTGGTCGCTTTTTTTGAGTCCATGCGAAACTTTTCCAAAGAACTACAGGAAAAAGGACATCAATTTATCTACTTGAACATTACAGATGAAAACAATCCGCATGATTTGGAAAAAATCATAAAAACCTATATTGGGGAAACCGGTGCAGAAAAATTTGAATACCAATGGCCAGACGAATATCGGTTGGATGAACAATTAAAAGCTATCTCTGAAAACCTGACCATAGAAAGCGCAGCAGTTGATTCCGAACATTTTTACACCTCTAGGTATGAGTTGAAAAACTTTTTTTCTGGAAAAAAGCAGCTCATCATGGAAAACTTTTATCGCATGATGCGCAAAAAACATGATGTTATGATGGTCAATGATCAGCCCGATGGCGGTAAATGGAATTTTGACCACAGCAATCGCAAAAAATGGAAAGGAGAACCTAAAATTCCACACGAAAGGGGCTTTAGAAAAAACGTTGAAAAAACAATTGAAGACATCAAAAAGGCGGGCGTAGAGACGTTCGGCACTATTGAACCCGATAATTTTAACTGGCCAACATCAAGGGCGGATTGTTTATCGGTCTTGAACTATTTCTGCAAAAATCTATTGGTACATTTCGGGGACTATCAAGATGCCATGCATACGGATGAAAAATTTCTATTTCACTCCAGGGTTTCATTTGCCATGAACAGCAAAATACTCTCACCAAAAGAGGTCATCATCAAAGTATTGGACCATTATTATGAAAATACCGAGGAAATAGACATATCACAGGTAGAAGGCTTTATACGCCAAATTTTAGGATGGCGCGAATATATGCGGGGCATTTATTGGAAAGAAATGCCAAACTATTCAAAATTGAACGAGCTGGACAACCATAACGAACTGCCTGATTTCTTTTGGACGGGTGATACCAAAATGAACTGCTTAAAACATTCCGTAGGCCAAAGCTTGAACGAGGCCTATGCGCATCACATACAGCGTTTAATGATAATCGGCAATTATGCCTTGCTTACCCAAATTCATCCCGATGAAGTTGACAAATGGTATTTGGGCGTGTATATTGATGCCATTGAATGGGTAGAAATCACCAATACCCGTGGCATGAGCCAGTTTGCCGACGGTGGCATTGTGGCTACCAAACCTTACGTAAGCAGTGCCAACTATATTAATAAAATGGGGAACTACTGTAGCGATTGTTCCTATTCACACACTAAAAAACTGGGAGAGAATGCTTGCCCTTTCAATGCCCTATATTGGAATTTCCTCGATGAAAAAAAGGAACATTTCAAGAACAACAACCGCATGGCCATGATGATGAACCTTTTAAACAAAAAGGACAAAAAAGAACTGGCCGATTTAAAGGAACGCGCACGAGAGATAATTGAAAATCCCGAAAAATACTAGTATGACCCATTTTATATTTTGATGAAATTCTGTCAATTCGAGTGAATTCCAAGATTGAAACGGATAAGAATTTTGACCAAAAAATTGTTCTCAACAGCTCCACCGAGCTGAGCCGAAGTACGATTTTTCACCTCTCAAAATGCACAATGGGTTAGTTTAATATTTTTTTAACGTAAGGCCATAATCCTTACTGCTACTTTAACCCGTAAATAAAGGGAACATTCCGCGAGAGCGTCTATATATATTCAAAAAAAATCCTTCATATTAGGTTTATGAAGGATTTTTTCTGTTTAGGATTGTAGTGCTCATTCCAATATACCATCTACGATACCGTATGTAATCGATTCTTCTGCGTTCATCCAATAGTCGCGGTCAAAGTCCTTCAGGACCTTTTCAAATTTTTGTCCGCAGTTATCCGCCAAAATCTGTGCACTCAATTCTTTGGTCTTTATGATTTCCTTGGCTTGAATTTCAATATTGGAAGCCTGCCCTCTTGCACCCCCGCTGGGTTGGTGAATCATAACTTGGGCGTGCGGTTGGATAAAACGTCTTCCTTTTTTTCCTACAGATAACAATATGGATCCCATTGAGGCCGCTAAGCCGGTACAAATCGTAGAAACAGGACTTTTTAATGATTTTATGGTATCGTACATCGCAAAACCAGAAGTAACGTAACCTCCCGGGCTATTAATGAACAATTGTATTTCCTTATTGTTTTGCATATCCAAATACAGCAAACGGTCTATTACATGCTTGGCCGAACCGTCATCTACCATTCCCCATAAAAATACCTTTCTTTCCTCAAGTAATTTTTCGTCGATCGCTTCTTGAACTTTTCCTTTTTTTGAACTCATTTTTTTATTGCTTATTGAACTTCAAAAATACTTAAATTATCGGGAATTATAATCTGGATAAATCCATCGATTTTAAATTATCCATATGAAACCGTTTATCTTTGTACAAAACCGATAAAAATGAAAAAAATCACACTTTTGTGCATCGTAATCGCAATAACCACATCTAGCTTTATAATTTCCGACATAGCCAACAAAACCGATATTCAGGAAACCTCTACTTTAGAAAAAATAGCCAATGCCCACGGTTTTCAAAATTGGGACAACGTGTCAGAAATCAAGTTCACTTTCAATGTGGATAGGGATACAACCCACTTTGAGCGTTCCTGGATTTGGGAAACTGACCACAACGATATCACGGCCATTACCGCTGACAAGACCTTGAGGTATAATTGGTCAAATATGGACAGTACCGCCTACAAGACCAATGGTAGCTTTATAAACGATAAATACTGGTTGCTTACCCCGTATCAATTGATATGGGATTCGGATAACATATCGCACACACATCATGTTTCGAGCACAGCACCAATCAGTAAAAAAACGATGCAAAAATTGACCATTGTTTACGGTTCTGAAGGCGGCTATACCCCTGGTGATGCCTACGACTTTTATTTTGGGGACGATTATATCATTAAAGAATGGGTTTTTAGAAAGGGAAATCAACCGCAGCCCTCAATGACCACTACCTTTGAAGATTATAGGGAAATAAGCGGACTAAAAATACCTACCATGCACAAAAATGCCGAAGGTAGTTTTAAACTATATTTTACCGGCTTGGACGTTAAAACCAAATAAACCTAAGATTTTATTTTTTTCGTTTCAATAAAAAAGTGGCTACCAGAATAAAAAAGGCACATGCCAAGAGCACTACGAACGAGGCTTTTAGTGACCATACATCGGCCAAGAACCCTAAAATGGGCGGAGCGCATAAAAAACCTGCATAACCTGTACCTGCGATAAAAGAAACCCCTTGCGAGGAGTCCACTCCTTTCATATTCCCCCCTATTCTAAAATTTTCCGGTATCATAACGGAGAAACCCAATCCGGCAAGTGCAAAACCTATAATGGCCAAATAGGTACCTTCGAACAGCACAAAAATATAACCGCTGATTACCAATAACGCACCCAACGCTATCATTTTTATAGAGCCGATTTTTGAACTAATACCGTCGCCCAAGAACCTCCCTAATGTCATGGTAACCTGAAAACCTAAAAAGCCCGCTCCCCACAAGGCTTCTGGTGCCATACTTATTTCCTTTAAATACAATCCGCTCCAATCCACAATTGCGCCTTCGCTCCCCATGGCTATAAAGGATATCAGCCCTAAAAGCAATAGGGGCTTGAACAATTTAAGACTAAACACCTCTTTCTCTACAGGGGCTGCCACTACATGCCTATAATGTTTACAAAACAAAAGATTCACTCCAAAAACTAAGGTAATGGCAATTCCCATATGCAGTATGGGGCTCTCCAAAGGGCCTATCAAAAAACTTCCCAAGCCTGCCAAAACACCACCTAAACTAAAGAAACCATGTGAAGCAGACATTATTTTTTTATCATCCTCCTTTTCAAGTTCTGCTACTAAAGTGTTCATAGAGATATCGGTAAACCCTTGTGAAGCCCCAAAAAGAAATAAGCCCCCCATTAGACTATAATAACCCGGTGCTAGCAAGGGGAGTAGAGCTGCAATACAAATCGTGATAACCCCATACCAAGTAGCTTTACCGACCCCAATTTTATTTATAAGGGTCGAAGCGATGGGAAAAACCGTAAAAACACCTAGAGACAGAAAAAAAATAGCAATTCCCAATTGGGACTTGTCAATATTCAAATCACCCTTTACCGTTGGAATATAGATGGCCCATGTACCGAATAAAATATTAAGGCTGGCAAAAACCCATGCCGGACCAAAATACCTGGGATTTGAAAGGATAAGTTGAAGAGACTTCATATTTAATAAGATAATTTACGAATATAAACCAAAAAAGACCGTTCGGTTGAACGGCCTTTGAGCTTTTAAGGCATAACAAGCTTTCGAAATACGTCATATTAACATTAATTACATTTGGCGATAAAGTTCAGACAGGTAAAAATCCCTTTATTGGTTGACCTGAGCGCATATACCTTGCTTCAAAATTTTGCCAAACCGGTACATATCCACAAACGAGCAATAAAAGGGGGCAGGTGCCAAACGGATGACATTGGGTTCGCGCCAATCCGTAATCACCCCATTCTTCATCAAATAATCAAACAAGGGTCTTCCCTGGCCATGTAAAAACACGGAAAGCTGACATCCCCTTTCTTTTGGTGTAATAATTTCGAAGTCGCTATTTTCCGTTTCTGCATCAATTTCATGAAGTACGTATTCCAAATAAGCCGTTAGTGTATTTCGCTTTTGGATAAGGGCTTTCATACCAACTTCCTCAAACATTTCCAAAGAAGCCAAATATGGGGCTACCGATAAAATAGGAGCGTTACTAATTTGCCATGCATCTGCATTGGGCATGGGGTCAAACTCAGGTTTCATCAAAAAACGGGTATTTTTTTTGGTTCCCCACCAACCCTCGAATCTTGGGATATCCTTTCGGTCCAAATATTTTTCGTTAACGAATATTCCGGATGCATTTCCCGGGCCACTATTCATGTATTTATAACTGCACCACGCCGCAAAATCCACATTCCACTCGTTAAGCTTCAAATCAATATTACCTACCGCATGCGCCAAATCCCATCCAACGGTTGCGCCAACGGATTGTCCCGCCGCTGTAATCGTTCTCATGTCAAAAACCTGACCACTATAATAGTTCACACCACCAATAAGCACCAAAGCCAACCCGTCGCCTATTTCAGCTATCTTCTTGAGAATATCATCGGTTCTCCAAAAATGTTCCCCATCCCGCTTTTTTAGTTCTACAATTGCATCATCGGGGTCAAGGCCATGCCATTTGACTTGACTTTGAAACATATATTGATCGGACGGGAACGCTTTTTCTTCACAAAGAATCTTGTACCTAGTCTTGGTAGGCCTGTAGAATGAGACCATCAACAAATGAAGGTTTACGGTAAGTGTATTCATTACCGAGACCTCTTTAGTTTTGGCACCAACAACTTTGGCCAACGGGGCCGCTAAACGCTCGTGGTAATCCCACCAAGGCTTTTCAGCATAAAAGTGGCCTTCAACGGCGAGATTTTTCCAATCGGCCATTACCCCATCAATGAATTTTTGGGTGCGTTTTGGTTGTAGGCCCAACGAATTTCCCGTAAAATAAATGACCTCTTTCCCGTTTACTTTTGGAAAATGAAACTCATTCCTATATTTTCGAAGTGCATCGTCGGCATCAAGCTTTTGGGCAAAATTCAACGTATTTTGAAAGCTCATAACAGTTTTTTTTCAAATTTACGACTTCAATTTAGATTTCTGCCTTCAAACTTTAGTCATCGCTGGGCATACGCATCTCAATAATGTGCTTTTTAAAACCGGCTTTTTCATATGCCCTTATTGCTGAAAAATTTTCATCGTAAACGGTAAGCCTAATTTCTTTTAGCCCTTTGGAACCAGACCATTCCCGAAGCGCATTTAAAATAAGCTTATTCACTCCCCTACCTCTAAAATCGGGGTGCGTATACATAAAACCCAAATATGCATAGAGTTCATGGTTCAAATAATGACGTGCCCTTTTGACCTGCGCATATCCAGAGGCGATTATAGTAGAATTGTATGACACTACCATAACCTGGGCATCATCGGAACGAATCAACTGGTCCAAATCGTAATATGTAATCGGGTCGTCCCCAAGTGTTGGGTCAAAAGGTCTCTCTGCCTTGATAATTTCCTGTTCAAATTCCAACAAAACCTCTATATCTCCAGTTTTGGCGGTTCGCACAATAAAGTTGTTCATACCGTATACTACAATGGTGGATATTCGAAAGTACTATATATTTACAAAAAAAAGAACTATGCATTTTCTATCCCAAGCATTGGAAAATTACATACGGGACAATTCTGAAAACGAGCCTAAACTGTTGCAAGAACTAACGAGGGAAACGTATTTAAAAGTTGTTCAACCCAGGATGATCACAGGGCATTTTCAAGGAAGGGTATTAAGTCTGCTGTCCAAAATCATCAACCCCACAAACATATTGGAAATAGGCACCTACACCGGGTATTCCGCATTGTGTTTGGCCGAAGGACTTCAAAAAAACGGGCAATTACACACGATAGATGTAAACGAGGAACTGACAGCCCTGCAGCGTCGCTATTTTGACAAAAGCGGATTTGGAAAACAAATCATACAACACACGGGAGATGCGCTTGATATTGTACCTAAACTGGACAAAACGTTTGATTTAGTTTTTATTGATGCGGAAAAAGCAAACTACGATATGTATTTTGAAGCAGTGATACAAAAGACCAAACCCGGCAGTGTAATCCTGTCCGACAATGTTCTGTGGTCCGGCAAGGTAGTAGAACCTATACATTCAAAAGACAAGGCTACGAAAGTATTGATAGAGTACAATAAAAAGCGTAAAGAGGATAAAAGGGTCCAGACCGTTCTCTTACCTATTAGGGATGGGTTAACCCTAAGTAGGGTACTATAAATTTTACATATACATTGTAAAACATAAAAGCAGAAAGTATACCGACCAAAGTACCAACAAGTATATCAATCGGAAAGTGAACGCCGACAAATATTCGGCTTGAGGCGAAAAGTATAGGCCATATAAAGAACAACCAACTCCATTTAAACCGTTTTCGCAGAAAAAGCACTACTATGGTCGTAACCGAAAAAGAGCTCGAAGCATGACCCGAAAAGAAACTATAACCACTGGGACTTCTTAAAATGCGAATCAACATATTGATTTCGGTGTCGTTATTAGGGCGTAACCGTGCGACCACTTCTTTGGTCAAATCGGTCACAGTAGCCACAAAGGCCAAAGTAATCAAAACAAATAGAATCATATACAACGCCTCTTTTTTGGCAAATTTTTTGAAAAACAGAAATATGAAAAGAAAAAACAATGGAAACCATGTAGGAAATTTGGTAACCGTGGACCAAAATACATCAAATTCGTCAACACCTAAATTATTCAGGTAGACAAAGGTATCCCTGTCCCATTGCAACAGCTTTTCCAACATGTTATTTTCTTTTGATTGCGCCCTTAATGTCTTCAACGGTATCCTTTACGCCACCAATCTCTTTGTTGAGTCCCGATGTCATATTTTCTTTGACATCATCGATATCTTTTTTGATATCGGTAACGAAATCGGTATCAATACCTTGTTTTTCGGCACTTTTTTGAATCTCTTGTTTAATATCTTCGGTAGCATCCTTGAGTTGGCGCATACCTTTCCCCAATCCTTTAGCAATGCCGGGGATTTTGTCGGCACCAAAAACCATTACCACAATGAACATGATAAAGAAAATTTCGCCTCCGCTTATAAAAAGAAAAAAGTTCATAAACATGACACAAATATAATCAGAAGTTTTTCAGCTATATAAAAAAAGCCCCATAAATTATGGGGCTTGTTCTATTCAAAATAAAAAGATTATTTACCCTTTATACTCTCTTTCATTTGGTCAAAATCAGATTTTTCATCTTTTCTAGGCCACGAATTGTTCGTTGTATCAATATCAGCAGTTTCAGCTTTTGGATCTACGACGATGTTGGTCAACTCGTTTTGTGAAGATAGGACCAAACTTACCTTGTCATCGTTCTTTCTCCAAATCTCCGGCGGATACGTAATGTTTTCCTTACTACCATCGGCGTAGGTGTATTCAACGATCAACGGCATGGGTATACCACCAGGTTTGTTATAGGTTACTTCGTAAAAGTATTTTGGCTCTTTTACTGCGGCACGTTCCGTTTCGGTCATGTTGTCCATCATAAACTCTTTTAATGTCTTAGAGCTTTCGGACGGTGATTTTCCTTTTAGGTTGGCATCAAAATCCTCACTGCCTTCTTCTGCTAAATAGACCAATGGTGGTAGATCCGCTTCGGTCAAATTTCTAGCGGACATATATTCCTGCATTTTTTTGGTAGGCTTATCGGAAACATAATATTTCTTAACGCCTTCTACCCCAATATCAACATAATCGGTGGTGTAGAACCAACCTCTCCAAAACCAATCCAAATCCACTGCGGAAGCATCTTCCATAGTCCTGAAAAAATCTTCGGGAGATGGGTGCTTGAACATCCACCTTTTTGAATAGGTCTTAAAAGCGTGGTCAAAAAGTTCGGGACCCATGACCGTTTCTCTTAAAATATTGAGGGCAGTGGCCGGTTTTCCGTAGGCATTTGGCCCTAGCTGATATACATTTTCCGGATTGGACATTATTGGGGCGATCGTACTTTGATCTCCGCTCATATATGGTACAATCTTGGACGGCTCTCCCCTACGGGATGGGTATTTGGTGTTAGGTGCAATCACTTCTGGGTTTGCCTTGCCGAAATCCTGTTCAGCCAAATATTGCATAAAAGTATCGAGACCTTCATCCATCCATCCCCATTGGCGCTCATCAGAGTTTACGATCATTGGGAAAAAGTTGTGGCCCACCTCATGTATGATAACACTGATCATACCGTACTTTACC from Costertonia aggregata harbors:
- a CDS encoding DUF2256 domain-containing protein — its product is MGHKKQNLPTKTCVVCGLPFSWRKKWEKNWDEIKYCSEKCRRNK
- a CDS encoding DASH family cryptochrome, which translates into the protein MNLIWFRNDLRIADNISLAKACESENVVAVYCFDPRQFMAGDFGFKKTEKYRAKFLIETITELKENLNKLHIPLFVFHKRPEDIIPELVKEHGVKTIFLQKEWTRDENQARDAVIAKTADLVNFEEHYDQFLFHPEDIPFDSFEKIPEVFTNFRKKCEKYAKVRPLAERPEPMPKSNYIASKTEIPSLKDLGFNDFETDPRTAFPFKGGEQQALHRIEEYFWETKKLAYYKKTRNGLVGKDYSSKLSAWLANGSISAKTIYWEVKRFEKEVKKNQDTYWLVFELIWRDYFKYVSLKHGNTIFHLSGILNKEYHWQNSDEAKERWISGNTKEPFVNANMKEITLSGWMSNRGRQNVASFWAKELEQDWRIGAAYFESMLIDYDVHSNWGNWMYNSGVGNDPRDRKFNIKRQADMYDSNGRFQNLWLQNTLF
- a CDS encoding cryptochrome/photolyase family protein translates to MKKLRLVLGDQLNQKHSWFNETNDDVTYLMAEMRQETDYVKHHIQKVVAFFESMRNFSKELQEKGHQFIYLNITDENNPHDLEKIIKTYIGETGAEKFEYQWPDEYRLDEQLKAISENLTIESAAVDSEHFYTSRYELKNFFSGKKQLIMENFYRMMRKKHDVMMVNDQPDGGKWNFDHSNRKKWKGEPKIPHERGFRKNVEKTIEDIKKAGVETFGTIEPDNFNWPTSRADCLSVLNYFCKNLLVHFGDYQDAMHTDEKFLFHSRVSFAMNSKILSPKEVIIKVLDHYYENTEEIDISQVEGFIRQILGWREYMRGIYWKEMPNYSKLNELDNHNELPDFFWTGDTKMNCLKHSVGQSLNEAYAHHIQRLMIIGNYALLTQIHPDEVDKWYLGVYIDAIEWVEITNTRGMSQFADGGIVATKPYVSSANYINKMGNYCSDCSYSHTKKLGENACPFNALYWNFLDEKKEHFKNNNRMAMMMNLLNKKDKKELADLKERAREIIENPEKY
- a CDS encoding ClpP family protease yields the protein MSSKKGKVQEAIDEKLLEERKVFLWGMVDDGSAKHVIDRLLYLDMQNNKEIQLFINSPGGYVTSGFAMYDTIKSLKSPVSTICTGLAASMGSILLSVGKKGRRFIQPHAQVMIHQPSGGARGQASNIEIQAKEIIKTKELSAQILADNCGQKFEKVLKDFDRDYWMNAEESITYGIVDGILE
- a CDS encoding MFS transporter, whose amino-acid sequence is MKSLQLILSNPRYFGPAWVFASLNILFGTWAIYIPTVKGDLNIDKSQLGIAIFFLSLGVFTVFPIASTLINKIGVGKATWYGVITICIAALLPLLAPGYYSLMGGLFLFGASQGFTDISMNTLVAELEKEDDKKIMSASHGFFSLGGVLAGLGSFLIGPLESPILHMGIAITLVFGVNLLFCKHYRHVVAAPVEKEVFSLKLFKPLLLLGLISFIAMGSEGAIVDWSGLYLKEISMAPEALWGAGFLGFQVTMTLGRFLGDGISSKIGSIKMIALGALLVISGYIFVLFEGTYLAIIGFALAGLGFSVMIPENFRIGGNMKGVDSSQGVSFIAGTGYAGFLCAPPILGFLADVWSLKASFVVLLACAFFILVATFLLKRKK
- the kynU gene encoding kynureninase; translation: MSFQNTLNFAQKLDADDALRKYRNEFHFPKVNGKEVIYFTGNSLGLQPKRTQKFIDGVMADWKNLAVEGHFYAEKPWWDYHERLAAPLAKVVGAKTKEVSVMNTLTVNLHLLMVSFYRPTKTRYKILCEEKAFPSDQYMFQSQVKWHGLDPDDAIVELKKRDGEHFWRTDDILKKIAEIGDGLALVLIGGVNYYSGQVFDMRTITAAGQSVGATVGWDLAHAVGNIDLKLNEWNVDFAAWCSYKYMNSGPGNASGIFVNEKYLDRKDIPRFEGWWGTKKNTRFLMKPEFDPMPNADAWQISNAPILSVAPYLASLEMFEEVGMKALIQKRNTLTAYLEYVLHEIDAETENSDFEIITPKERGCQLSVFLHGQGRPLFDYLMKNGVITDWREPNVIRLAPAPFYCSFVDMYRFGKILKQGICAQVNQ
- a CDS encoding GNAT family N-acetyltransferase, coding for MNNFIVRTAKTGDIEVLLEFEQEIIKAERPFDPTLGDDPITYYDLDQLIRSDDAQVMVVSYNSTIIASGYAQVKRARHYLNHELYAYLGFMYTHPDFRGRGVNKLILNALREWSGSKGLKEIRLTVYDENFSAIRAYEKAGFKKHIIEMRMPSDD
- a CDS encoding O-methyltransferase, encoding MHFLSQALENYIRDNSENEPKLLQELTRETYLKVVQPRMITGHFQGRVLSLLSKIINPTNILEIGTYTGYSALCLAEGLQKNGQLHTIDVNEELTALQRRYFDKSGFGKQIIQHTGDALDIVPKLDKTFDLVFIDAEKANYDMYFEAVIQKTKPGSVILSDNVLWSGKVVEPIHSKDKATKVLIEYNKKRKEDKRVQTVLLPIRDGLTLSRVL
- a CDS encoding phosphatase PAP2 family protein, producing the protein MLEKLLQWDRDTFVYLNNLGVDEFDVFWSTVTKFPTWFPLFFLFIFLFFKKFAKKEALYMILFVLITLAFVATVTDLTKEVVARLRPNNDTEINMLIRILRSPSGYSFFSGHASSSFSVTTIVVLFLRKRFKWSWLFFIWPILFASSRIFVGVHFPIDILVGTLVGILSAFMFYNVYVKFIVPYLGLTHP
- a CDS encoding Sec-independent protein translocase subunit TatA/TatB, with translation MNFFLFISGGEIFFIMFIVVMVFGADKIPGIAKGLGKGMRQLKDATEDIKQEIQKSAEKQGIDTDFVTDIKKDIDDVKENMTSGLNKEIGGVKDTVEDIKGAIKRK